The following coding sequences are from one Triticum dicoccoides isolate Atlit2015 ecotype Zavitan chromosome 4A, WEW_v2.0, whole genome shotgun sequence window:
- the LOC119283352 gene encoding amino acid transporter AVT1I-like, whose amino-acid sequence MEDHETSGLGATASPLGEPLLTATGKRVVDRDTEAQLPPYRSAGASFSRACLNLTNAVSGVGVLAMPYAVSRGGWLSLALFALVGAVCYYTGTLIARCMRADGSVATYPDVGQLAFGAAGRRTVALFMYVELYLVAVSFLVLEGDNLDKLFPGAGVELLAGYRLRGKQLYIVLAGAVVLPTTWLKNLGVLAYVSALGLVASAALTVSLVWAGVSESGFRGSGNVLNLAGLPTSLGLYFVCFAGHAVFPTIYSSMKNRERFSQVLLFSSALCSLNYGLTAVLGYLIYGDDVRSQVTLNLPSGRLYTKIAIVMTLINPLTKYALLVAPITSAIEERFSLAGSGSARVAVSTTVLVSTVVVASMVPFFGFLMSFIGSFLSVMATVFFPCLCYLKIYRAKGLCRVEVAAIVAILLLGAFVAITGTYTSLLDIIAT is encoded by the coding sequence ATGGAAGACCACGAGACGAGCGGCCTCGGTGCGACGGCGAGCCCCCTCGGCGAGCCTCTTCTCACGGCCACCGGGAAGCGGGTTGTTGACCGCGACACCGAGGCGCAGCTCCCTCCGTATCGCAGCGCCGGCGCCTCCTTCTCCAGGGCGTGCCTGAACCTCACCAACGCCGTCTCGGGCGTCGGGGTGCTCGCCATGCCCTACGCGGTGTCGCGGGGCGGGTGGCTCAGcctggcgctcttcgccctcgtcgGCGCCGTCTGCTACTACACCGGCACGCTCATAGCGCGCTGCATGCGCGCCGACGGCTCCGTGGCCACCTACCCGGACGTCGGCCAGCTGGCATTCGGCGCCGCCGGCCGGAGAACCGTCGCCCTGTTCATGTACGTGGAGCTCTACCTCGTCGCCGTCAGCTTCCTGGTCCTTGAGGGCGACAACCTCGATAAGCTCTTCCCCGGCGCCGGCGTGGAGCTGCTCGCTGGCTACCGGCTGCGCGGGAAGCAGTTGTACATCGTCCTGGCCGGCGCCGTCGTGCTGCCCACCACCTGGCTCAAGAACCTCGGCGTGCTCGCCTACGTGTCGGCGCTCGGGCTCGTCGCGTCGGCGGCCTTGACGGTGTCGCTCGTCTGGGCCGGCGTCTCCGAATCCGGTTTCCGCGGGAGCGGCAACGTCCTCAACCTCGCCGGCCTGCCCACCTCCCTCGGCCTCTACTTCGTCTGCTTCGCCGGCCATGCCGTCTTTCCAACGATATACTCGTCCATGAAGAACCGCGAGCGCTTCTCCCAAGTGCTGCTCTTCTCCTCGGCGCTCTGCAGCCTCAACTACGGACTCACGGCGGTGCTGGGCTACCTCATATACGGCGACGACGTGCGGTCGCAGGTGACGCTCAACCTGCCATCAGGGAGGCTCTACACCAAGATCGCCATCGTCATGACTCTCATCAACCCGCTGACCAAGTACGCGCTGCTCGTCGCGCCCATCACGTCGGCGATCGAGGAGAGGTTCTCGCTTGCGGGGAGTGGGTCGGCGAGGGTGGCCGTCAGCACCACCGTTCTCGTGAGCACGGTCGTGGTGGCGTCCATGGTGCCCTTCTTCGGGTTCCTCATGTCCTTCATCGGTTCCTTCCTCAGCGTCATGGCCACAGTCTTCTTCCCCTGCCTCTGCTACCTCAAGATCTACAGAGCCAAAGGCCTATGCCGGGTCGAGGTCGCGGCAATCGTCGCCATCCTGCTGCTAGGGGCGTTCGTTGCCATCACTGGCACCTATACTTCTTTGCTGGACATCATAGCCACTTGA